In a single window of the Gossypium hirsutum isolate 1008001.06 chromosome A13, Gossypium_hirsutum_v2.1, whole genome shotgun sequence genome:
- the LOC107930756 gene encoding uncharacterized protein, with the protein MELEPTGKARKLDIQELEEIRNDAYENARIYKDKTKLFHDKKIAQKHFLVGQKNFLYNSVLKLFPVEIESEETGKRFVDNGQRLKPFDENFQAHTVEKIQLEPP; encoded by the exons ATGGAGTTAGAGCCTACAGGGAAGGCAAGAAAATTGGACATTCAAGAGTTGGAGGAAATTCGTAATGATGCTTATGAGAATGCTCGcatttataaagacaaaacaaaactgtttcatgataagaaaatAGCTCAGAAGCATTTCTTGGTAGGGcaaaaaaattttctttataaCTCTGTATTAAAGTTATTCCCAG TTGAAATAGAGAGTGAAGAAACAGGGAAGCGATTTGTAGACAATGGCCAACGGTTGAAgccatttgatgaaaattttcaGGCCCACACGGTCGAAAAAATTCAGTTAGAACCACCATAG